In Salmo trutta chromosome 24, fSalTru1.1, whole genome shotgun sequence, the DNA window TTCACACTGTTGCTACCCATCCTGGactaaaaatgtgtgtgtgacgtTGAAGAGTGTGTGTGACAGTACATTCCTGTCAGGAAGCATGGCTGGAATCTCCCCGTGTCTCCTTTCAACAGAAGAACTCTATCCTCTTCAACACTCCACTGGCTGTTACCAGGAACTTAGTCCTTTCACCTTTCTATTAGCTAAACAGCTAGCCTAACTTTTATTCGCAGTAAGCCTAACAAGTAAAGTTTGAAATGTGTTCCACCCTCTTGTAGCTTTAGTGACACTTGTCAAGGAgtgccctcaaactcaactctggacctcaaagccagtccactgcattttttcattgttcccctctaatcagggaccgatttagacctgggacaccaggtgtatgcaattaattatcaggtagaagaaaaaaaacagcagtCTCTGGATCTTGTAAGGTAAGCGTTGAATACCCCTGCTTTAGAGTAACAGTACCTCTTGAGTATCAGATGGCATGCAGCTCGTTAGGTTGTTGTACTAAAGGTTTGTATGTTCCACTCGTTGCATGCGGGTTAAGACCGGCTACAAAGCAGGCCCAGCCAGGTGACAACTGTGTAGGTGACGtgtcacagcacacacacagtgcagtgaCAGAGTACCTGGGGGCTCAAATTGGGTGGATGAGGTGCTGGTCCAAAAAGCCATTGGGTTATCTTTGAAAAGCCTAAAATCCAATCCTACAAAATAATGGTTGGCAGGTGAGACAAGCtggaattggggggggggggttggattaAGAAATTAAAGTGTGTTGAAATGCGTCTTCAGTGAGATTCAAGTTGAACATCATTACATTATATCTAAGTGTAATGGATTCTACAATCTTTCTATATTCTGTCCTGTCGCCATGAAAATGTAGCCTGCTATAATTCTTTGAAAATGGAGTGACTGCATTATCCTTATGGGATTTGATTACTAGGCAAGTGTACAGTACAAGTGTACTGGattatataccgtaatttccggactataagccgcaacttttttcccaccctttgaacctcacggcttaaacaatggatttttcccgctatatggatttttcccgctttcacatttaaaaaaaaataaaataaaaattctgtgacgtgctcagttttttggcggcatgaagctttcattagaccaatgaaattgccgaacgggttaaggtcaaacaacttttttgtttactgtttagatgaaatcgagcgcgctcaaacttcccatcattctgattacggtagtcattttgtcaccctgattcctgggggtacaacaaagtatttgcagccactcgacatcagtgtaaatcgtgcatttaagatggcgctccgtgttcagtgggaggcttggatgacaagtggggagaaatccttcactaaaacgggccgcatgcgaagtgcaacttatggtcaagtctgccagtgggtcctgacagcgtggagcattgtcaaaaaatccactatcatcaacgggtttcaaaaggctggactgctgcgtgttgaagagggctcagcgggggatttgcctccggatgaaagtgacgagagcgacaatgaaaacgatccaatatcgcatgaagcaattctgaggctattcaactccgagtGGTTTCAgtggttcagtggtttcagtgcacaggaggaggaagatagtgaccaatgactttcttggtaggctactgtttactgctaattttctattttttgttacaagccgtgtttcgataaagcctatttatttttgttacaagccgtgtttcgttaaagcctgtgtaaagttcatttgtttcaatgtaccggtggGCACCTGCgacttatagacatgtgcggcttatttatgttcaaaataatatatatatatattttaattcagtgggtgcggcttatattcaggtgcgcttaatagtccggaaattacggtaattgaTTACATCTGCTATCATATTTTAAAAACTATATCATTAAATTACAAAAGTGAGGAAGTAGATGTAAATTAGGCTAATGGGAGTGATTGGGTTAAGTTTGGTTCTGCTAACAACAGTGTGGGCTGGTGGAAGAAGCAATGAGATGAACCAATGGGGCATGACTGGAATCACAATGGGGTCAAATTGTGTGACAACGCcattgtgtggggggggggggggggaaaaatcACCATTCAAAAACAAGCAGTTCACACTGAACTACAAGATCAACTAAGAAAGGATAACAATAAAAGGCTTACCCTTTTCTGGGATTTTGAATGCAGGTGAGGGCTGGGAAGTCCAACCGCTGTCTTTAGCCTTGGAGATTTCTGAAGAACCATCCTCCTTGGACAACGGGAGGCTGCTGCCAAAGATCTTCTGGAGAGAGTGGGTTCCGAAGAAGAACTTGGGAGGAGACATCACCATCTTAGAGGGGTTGAGAGGGCTGTGTGGTGTGGAAGTGGAGGCCTTGCTGTCAGGGGTGTGGAAAGTCTCAGAAGACAGCTCTGTCCTTTCTCTGGTGGTCTCCTCCAGGATGGCCACAGCAGCCTGTCCACACACTGTCATCCCTGGAGCTGTTGCTACCTCCTGAGGAGGGGTCTCACAGGAGGCTATGGGAGTGACCAGAATCTCATTTTCTTGGGCGGTTTTAGCCTCATCAAAGATGTCTCTGAAAGAGTTGGCCACATCCTGCAGTTTAAATCTCACTGCCAACTGCTCCACATTTCCCTCAGCTACCTCAGCAAAGTCAATGGCACTCCAGACCCAGGCCTTCTCAGCACCCTTCATGGGCTCCAACTTCATAGAAGACGTGACCCAGTGGTTGGCGCAGATCTTCAGGACTTGGTCCCGCCTCATGAGGAGTCTGACTCGTTTGGTGTCGTAGTTCTGCAGTATCTTAAGGTCTCCGATGCCCCTCTCCTTCCACTGGTTCAGGTCTTTGTCATAGCGGTACAGCTTTGCTCTGTGGCTGAAACACACGTTTTCATTCTCCTCTCCAGTGGAGATCTCCACCAGGTCTGGCAAAGGAACCACAGGCTCAAAGTACAggccatccctctcctcctcctgggtCACGTCTTGCTCCTCATCCACAGACACCCCACTCTGGTTCAGCTTGGCCGGCGACTTGGTAGGACTGATGACAGGCTGGAAGCTGAAGTTAAAGCCAGCTGTGGATTCTCCAAAGCAGAAGAGGTTCTTCCTGATTGGGCTGCTTGCTAGGGGTGAGGCGTAGACAGATGTGTCAGCACTGTCGTCCAGAGCCTCCTCTCTCAGGTCATAGTTGTCCCATTCTAAGGCAGGGCCAGTGCTCTCCACGTGGGGCTTGCTGATCAGACCTGAGGTGTTACTGGCTGTCGTGATGTTAGCTTGGCTGTCGTCCTCCTTGATCTTTGTTTTGTCATCAGTCAGGAAGGATTTAAGGTCTTTCAGACCGGACTTCATCTCCTCTGCCTTCTGGATGAGATGTGCAGTTCTGCCTGTGTCGACAAGCTTGTGAGGAGTCTGCAGTGGAATGTCCAACAGGAGCCTCTGACACTCCTCAAACTTAAGCTTGAACTCCTCAGCCAGCTCTGGGGTTTTAAACTTGGCGGCGAGTTGCTCCAGTTTAGCATCTCCTTCTGAGAAGTCATTAGCAAGCCACATCCAAGCTTTGTCGGAACCAGCCAAGGGCTTCAAGTTCATGGTGGTGGTGATCCAGTGGTTGGCACACACCTTCAGGACCTGCTCTCTCCTCATCAGCACCCTCAGCCTGCCATTGGTAGCATTCTTCAGGAACTTGAGGACTCCAACACCCCTCTCCTTCCACTGGCTGATGTCTCCGTCAAACCTGAAGAGCTTTACTCTCTGTGAGTAAAGGGCCTgttcatcctcctctcctgtgACCAGGTCCACTTTATCAGGCATCTGGACCACAGGTTCAAACTGGATATCGTCATTCTCTTCTGTTTTGTATATTTCCTCTTCATCCTGGTCAGCGGAAGTGTCTGCCCACTGGTTTGACTGAAGGGATGTGAACAGCTGCTCGCCACCTTGGGTGAAGCCTTTGCAATTGGAGTCGGTCTGTCCAAACTTGAAGTCTCCTTGTGAGTTCTTAGCCAAATCTGCAAAACTGAAGTCATTGGGTTTGCCATTCTCATCCTGATTGGTGTTGTCCACTGAAGGCACTGATGCAGATATACTGACGCCAGATtccttctctttttctctgtgcTGCTCTGCGATATTCTTCAGGAACATGGACGCAGACCCTGAAGCAGGAGTCTGAGTTTCATCTGGTGGGGTTTTCTTTGCCGTTTCTTGAGTGCCAAACTTAAAGCCACCTGCTGGGACGGGCATATTGAAAGAGAAGCCTGCAGCACTGGAGCCACTGCTTTCAGCCTGGGGGGTCTCAAACTTGAAGGATGCAGGGGAACCTTTATCAACTTTGCTTGTGCCAAACTGAAAAGAGCTGTCACTGTTGAAGTTTGCTTTAAACACATTGCCTACAGGCTGAGTAGATGTACTTTGACTCCCAAAGCTAAAGCTGAAGGATGAGCTGGAGGGGGTGGCTGTGCTCTTAGCGTTGGGATTGGGTGTCTGACAGGAGACACATTGACTAGCAGAGCTGTCGTTTCTGACTAGACATGTGTCACAGTCCCACTGTCCCCCCTGTTTGGCAAACATGGCCCCAAGAGAGGGGATGATGCTAGCATGGGGTGTCTGGCAGGAAACACACTTAGAAGCTGATGCATCATTCCTCACTAGACAGGTGTCACAGTCCCATTGTCTGTCCCTCTTAGCAAAAAGATCACCAAAGCCTGACACTGTTGGCTTTGGTGGTTGTGCAACCTCAACTGTTGATTTTGCTGAGGGATTTGGAGTTTGACAAGAAACACAACTGTTTGAGGAGGCCTGGTTTCTTACAGCACACGTGTCACAGTCCCACTGCCCTGGCTTTTTGCTAAACTGGGCACCAAATCCAGACCCTAATGGATTGGTTAAGGGCTTTGATGCTGCTGCTCCATCTACAACCGTTTTGGCTGCAGGGTTTGGAGTTTGACAAGAAACACAACTGCTTGAGGAGGCCTGGTTTCTTACAGCACACGTGTCACAGTCCCACTGCCCTGGCTTTTTGCTAAACTGGGCACCAAATTCAGACCCTAATGGATTGGTTAAGGGCTTTGATGCTGCTGCTCCATCTACAACCGTTTTGGCTGCAGGGTTTGGAGTTTGACAAGAAACACAACTGCTTGAGGAGGCCTGGTTTCTTACAGCACACGTGTCACAGTCCCACTGCCCTGGCTTTTTGCCAAACTGAGCACCAAATTGCATGGTTGAGGGCTTTGATTCTGCTGCTACTCCTGCTGTGGTTTCTTTCTTCATAACAAACTGGGCTCCAAAACCAGCAGCAGGTATAGAAGTGGTGCCACTGGTTCCAAACGTAAAGGAGGAGGGTATCTGAGCTCCAAAAGCCCCAAATCCCTTTCCAATAGATCCTGCGCTGCTGGTGTCTTTTGACAAGTCAGCTCCAAATCCAAAAGTAAATCCTCTCACTGAAGCTGCCCCACTAGTAAAGCCTTTGGTTTCAGTAGCCAGTTTGCGGTCTGTCTCTGACAGGGAATTAGGGTTGGCAGTCTGACAGGCAACACACTGCATAATTGTAGCAGGATTTCTTACATAGCAGACATCGCAGTGCCACTCCCCATCCTTCTTTGCAAACTGGGCAGCAAAGTTTGTCACCTGAGGAGCAGATGAATTAGGAGAAGTTGCTTTCCTATCTGGCTGATCTTGCCGCTTTTCTGGAGATTTGGGAACTATCTTCTGAGCCTCTTCAAACTTTGTTTTGAAGAGCAATGCCTCGTCTGCCGTTTTATACCGGATGGCCAGTTGCTCAGGCCTTGGTTCCTCATCTGCATAATCAATGGCATTCCAGACCCAGGACTTGTCAGAGCCAGCAATTGGTTTCAGGAGCATATCTGGCGTGATGTAGTGGTTAGCACAGATCTTCAGAACCTGCTCCCTCCTCATCAGCAGACGCACTTTCCCTGATGTATTGTGCTTTAGGATTTTGACTATGCCGATGCCCCTCTCTTTCCACTCCTTTGTCTCTGCGTCAAATCTGAACAGCTTGGACCTGTTACAGAacatctcctcttcttcctcctctccagtCTTCACATCTACTTTGTCAGGGAGGGGCACAATGGGCTCAAAGTGAGGcccatcctcatcctcctccacaTGTGTGCTGTCGTTATCGCTCTCCGGTCCTTTCTCCACCGCTGTGTTTTCCAGCCCAAATACTGGCTTGGTCTGATCAGTGAAACTAAATGGCTGTTCAATTTTTTCAAACAGGTTTGGTTTGTCCCGACTCTGGGCTGCATCAGTGAAGGAGAAGCCTGCCACACTTTTAGTGCCAAAGCTAAATATCCCTCCCTGGCTAGGAGACTCCACCTCTGAGGGGCCCTCCGATTTGGTGGGAATGTCTGATGTCAGAAGCCCCAACAGGTTCTCACTGTTTTTGGCTTTGAAGGTAAAGTCCCCATCGTTGGATTTGAAGTTAGAGTTGAATTTAAAGGCAGCAGATGGAGTGGACTGGGCGACTACTCCAGCACCAAAGCCAGGCACCTTAAGAGGCTCAGCAGGGACCTGCTGGCCAAAGGCGATCTTCCCAAAGTCCACAGGCTTCCCCTCAATGCTCTTTGGTGGTTGGACAGGTCCGACTGAGGGCTTGGTGAAGTAGCCAGGCTCGGGGAGGGGAGGGTTGGTGGTGGGCTGAGAGTGGCCGTAGTATTCCTCGCTGTATGGGGAGAGTAGACTGGTTGCTGGTGACTCGAAGTGGAGGGGGGTGCCAAAGACCTGGTCTTGAGGAGGGTAGATGCAGGCTGGTGTTGACTGCAGGGGAGGAGTGTTAGTGGGCTGCTGGTAGGCATACATGTGCTGCTGGGGTGGCAGGCGGTTGACTCCATACACAGGAGCCTGAGACAAAAGGAAAATTCATTAAAACGTCATTCATACTTGCCACCGAAAATACTCTCCCACTTCAAGCATCTAAACCATTCTGAATGTTCAAAGAAAAATCAAGGTATAAACACCTACCTTTGTTGGGGTAACATTGGCTGCAGGACGAAGGAGATACTGTCCGGAGTTATAAGCAGGGGATTGATTGAAATACATAGATGGGGCCTGTGTGGTGGCAACTGTAAACAAAAAGAGAAAAGGTTATAATCAACGGTCATACTTTTATATCCTAGCAACATTGCTATTTCAGTATTCCTAATAATACAGCCCGAAACGACACAACCCAGTTGTGTACTGTGTTCCTACCGGTGAGGGGTGCTACATGGAAGGTCTGTGTTGGGGGGAAGCCCTCCTGCATGCTCTCAGCCCCATACCCATACATCCTTTGGTGGGGTGACGCCATGCTGTCTGACGAGTTATGTCTCAGGTCATGGACCTCATTCTGCAACCCAAccacacaacacttaacacaaaCCATGCATGGACATCTATAATTGAATTAATAGGCACACTTGACATGGGCAACATCTCCCATATACTCAAAGACAATGAAGCCAGGGCTGACCTTAAGGGCCTCCACCTGCTGGCAGAGCATCTGCAGGAGGGACTTCTGGTGCTCCGCCCAATGAGGTGGCGTCTTGGGGAAATGGAAAATTATATTTTCATTATATTTTTCATGTCAAGGTATTTCTATTATTTAGGTGAGAAAAAACCTGTACAGTAAATCTAAAACTGAAGTACATGAATGTGAATGTTTAAAAAGCATCAGTGTCTcatacagtgtacaaaacattaggaacaccagccCTTTCCACGATACACTGAgctggtgaaagctatgatcccttattgatgtcacctgttaaatccacttcaatcagtgtagatgaaggggaggagacaggttaaagaaggatttttaagccttgagacaattgagagatTGTGTGTGAATGGGCAAAaccatttaagtgcctttgaacggggtatggtagtaagagccaggtgcaccggtttgagtgtgtcaaggactgcaacgctgctgggtttttcacattcaACAGGTTCCCCGTGTGTATGAaaaatggttcaccacccaaggacatccagccaacttgcatctgtggaaagcattggagtcaacatgggccagcatccttgtggtaCGCTTGACACCTTGTCAAGTCAATGTCCTGACAAATTGAGGATGTTCTAAAGACAAAacggggtgcaactcaatgttaggaaggtattcctaatgttttgtacactcagtgtatgtttacAAGTCAACATTTATCATACCATGTGTCTTTTGGAGGGAGGGACAAAGCTCTTGCTGGGGGAAGGGGTTAAAGGGGCGAATTTGATTTGAGAGACTGAGGCAGCAGGCTCAGTAAACTGAGGGCTGAAGTGGACCGGTCTGCCCTCTTCATCCATCGCTTCTCCAACCTCCCCTAGCTGCTGGTTCACATCGTTCAGGAGATCCATCACCTCTTCCATTgaaacaggcagctggaacaacACACAGTGAAAATGATTGAATGTCATGCTTCCAACTCTTAAATCTTTGACTACATGTTTTTGGCAAATAGTCATGTGTATAGATGCCGTATATTGAAGTGTATAACCTTGTCCATGTCGTCAGCATTGGCATTGTAGATCTTGGACAGGTAAGTTCTGAACTTCCTGAGGAACATGACGCACCTGTCCCGAGTCTCCTCCACCCCACTACCAGCCTCCTCAGACAGACGCTGGAAGATCTACACAGAGATATCAAAAGACAATTCATAACAAATGCATTTTCTATGGTAAGACATTAAAAGAGATACAAATGCTGCCTGCACACAAAATAATTATTTTTGCTGGCAGCTGCACTAGAAGGTATGGCACTAAAGCGCAGAGTGGGAAAAGTGCAGGGGATTGACTACCAGAGCAAGGTAGAGCAGTGAACCCCTCACTACATACCCTAGCTAGGTGCCAGTTAGATGAGATGTTGTTGATGGTCTCCAGAGTAGTGATAGCCTCCTCGGTCCTCCCCTCGACGTCCAAGAGGGTTGCAAACGCTATCATGGCCTCCTCCTCAAAGCCCTTCACTGATGGGATCTGAGATTAACACGCAAACGCAACCTCACTAACCAATGAAAATAGAGCAATGCATACATTAAGCCTGGACTCGTACATTTTCACGATTGGCATCAGTGATATGAAAAGTCTACACGTGTCAATGCTTTAACTCAGCAGACTAGCAAGTATTGTGGAAAGCTAGGTTCTAATCCAGTCGGTCAGAGAAGCAGCTGTGTTGGTCGctcacctgtatgtctctagagGGGAAGTGTATAAAGAGGGGGTCCAGGGGTTCAGGGATGCTGCGTCTTTGCTTGATCTTGTCCAGCAGGGGGAGCACCACCTTCCAGTAGTGGACACTACGCCCTATATACTCCTTCTGGTCATAGTAGGAGTTCACACCAACCCCCTGGGAACAACACAGCAGGTGTTAAATCTAAATGCAGAAATGGCAATGCTCCAAATCATCCATTATAACTAAGCACTCATCGTTCTGAGTCGGATTCTCAGAAGTAGTTTCAAGCAGACATAATTTACTGTACCAAAGGGAAATTGCTGATGTGTAATATTCTGACTAGACCAAGAGTTATAAATAATGACCATACACTAATTGGAAGTTATAAATACTATTGAGTAAATGGCAGAGGAAATAATTTCAGACAGACACCTAGCATGTGTTGACTTATGTAGTGTGTGACAGAAAAAGGCAGGTCTGCCATCTGGCTGAGGTGTATACCGTTGAGCTGAGGTGCTGGGCCCAGTGTATGGGCAGGGCTGGTTGAAGGCCATGTTTCTCTCCAGCTCGAAGGGTGCTTAGTCCATGTTGAACGGTCATCCTCAGTTTGGCTGACATGCCAGGCCTAAAaagaaaaaaagggggggggggggggggggaagagaccaTATTATACATACTAGGACTACAGACAGAAGCAGAACCATAGTCATGTTAACCACAGGGCAATCAGTCAGCTTGATTTCTCCAGACGCTGGAAGATCAGAGCAGCCTTTACATTTTAACACAACTTATATGATATCTGTGATCAGTTCAAGTGAGGGAGGAGGGAATGGTGCCTGGGTAACTTTTACAGAGCTAGCGTGGGTAGTAAAACGCTCGATTTCAGCCATCTATCATATAAGTATAGCGATGAACCCGTAGTGACTCACGCAGCTTGTTTGTGTATGAGGCTGTAGACAGCGTCCCACcattccctctgtctgtctgtggagagGAGGCGGAGGAGGGGCAGGGGCAGGCAGCGGGGCTCATGGAGTTGCTGTTGACCAGTAGAAGTGATCCTGGCCCTCTCCTGGAGCTGGGTGTGACTGCACCACACCACCCCACACAGGAACACCTAGAGAGGAGGGAATCCCCCCCAATGTATTGCATTAGTtcttagagcagtggtcaccaaccggtcgattgAGTTCGACTTGTCAATTTCCAAGTCATTTCTAGTCcatcgccaaacatttctgtaaaaaacccaacaactaatccttgtgttcctatttctttttttttttattagtcttgggctgttggtggtaggtgcagccTATTCAGCTGCCCTGCGCACCAGGAGGCAAACTGttgccatttcatgtgtctgaaggtacaaactctgccttcccggtgggcctggagaggaaatcaagtgcactatgctaccactggccaatcagatgaccgagtctgcagtaacgtagcaggcataatAGAAATCCTCGGCAAAATTGATACTGAGATTTCAAAATGTTGAAAACTATGACTAGAGAAagactcaacgaat includes these proteins:
- the ranbp2 gene encoding E3 SUMO-protein ligase RanBP2 isoform X1, with the protein product MRRSKAEVERYIYSVQSSSPSLKEKPIKGFLFAKLYFEAKEYELAKRHVSEYLTVAERDPKAHKFLGQLYEREGDVNKAVGCYKRSVDLNPAQRDLVLKVAELLVSKTERDSRAEFWVEKAAKSLPANPAVFNLKERLLNRQGQQGRNQLFDLLQAELAKRPGDAHINIKLVQLFSSDGRLEEAVKHCLATEKRGLLRSSLDWYSTVVHTLQDFLGQPSVSSNEKTSRHLQRELLLAHCSLLRLTLSGKGLQPSIKALGSFDCAMQGLKKTACSVTDDLNEVYVEMRGHLYLHAGTLLLKMAQEREQQWRAVIDLAALCYLLAYQVPGLKSKATKGDQSSPQHLELLASDRQSQAGHMLLNLNPDTHTFVREVVEAFGNRSGQGSLFELLFGLQAPAGTSFIGNDDIRSINTQAPAIADLIKWDNGSIQLKGGDLQQLCWLGLQWSLMAQRPALRDWLKQLFPRLILETSKLDTNTPESICLLDLEVFLCGVVWCSHTQLQERARITSTGQQQLHEPRCLPLPLLRLLSTDRQREWWDAVYSLIHKQAAPGMSAKLRMTVQHGLSTLRAGEKHGLQPALPIHWAQHLSSTGVGVNSYYDQKEYIGRSVHYWKVVLPLLDKIKQRRSIPEPLDPLFIHFPSRDIQIPSVKGFEEEAMIAFATLLDVEGRTEEAITTLETINNISSNWHLARIFQRLSEEAGSGVEETRDRCVMFLRKFRTYLSKIYNANADDMDKLPVSMEEVMDLLNDVNQQLGEVGEAMDEEGRPVHFSPQFTEPAASVSQIKFAPLTPSPSKSFVPPSKRHMTPPHWAEHQKSLLQMLCQQVEALKNEVHDLRHNSSDSMASPHQRMYGYGAESMQEGFPPTQTFHVAPLTVATTQAPSMYFNQSPAYNSGQYLLRPAANVTPTKAPVYGVNRLPPQQHMYAYQQPTNTPPLQSTPACIYPPQDQVFGTPLHFESPATSLLSPYSEEYYGHSQPTTNPPLPEPGYFTKPSVGPVQPPKSIEGKPVDFGKIAFGQQVPAEPLKVPGFGAGVVAQSTPSAAFKFNSNFKSNDGDFTFKAKNSENLLGLLTSDIPTKSEGPSEVESPSQGGIFSFGTKSVAGFSFTDAAQSRDKPNLFEKIEQPFSFTDQTKPVFGLENTAVEKGPESDNDSTHVEEDEDGPHFEPIVPLPDKVDVKTGEEEEEEMFCNRSKLFRFDAETKEWKERGIGIVKILKHNTSGKVRLLMRREQVLKICANHYITPDMLLKPIAGSDKSWVWNAIDYADEEPRPEQLAIRYKTADEALLFKTKFEEAQKIVPKSPEKRQDQPDRKATSPNSSAPQVTNFAAQFAKKDGEWHCDVCYVRNPATIMQCVACQTANPNSLSETDRKLATETKGFTSGAASVRGFTFGFGADLSKDTSSAGSIGKGFGAFGAQIPSSFTFGTSGTTSIPAAGFGAQFVMKKETTAGVAAESKPSTMQFGAQFGKKPGQWDCDTCAVRNQASSSSCVSCQTPNPAAKTVVDGAAASKPLTNPLGSEFGAQFSKKPGQWDCDTCAVRNQASSSSCVSCQTPNPAAKTVVDGAAASKPLTNPLGSGFGAQFSKKPGQWDCDTCAVRNQASSNSCVSCQTPNPSAKSTVEVAQPPKPTVSGFGDLFAKRDRQWDCDTCLVRNDASASKCVSCQTPHASIIPSLGAMFAKQGGQWDCDTCLVRNDSSASQCVSCQTPNPNAKSTATPSSSSFSFSFGSQSTSTQPVGNVFKANFNSDSSFQFGTSKVDKGSPASFKFETPQAESSGSSAAGFSFNMPVPAGGFKFGTQETAKKTPPDETQTPASGSASMFLKNIAEQHREKEKESGVSISASVPSVDNTNQDENGKPNDFSFADLAKNSQGDFKFGQTDSNCKGFTQGGEQLFTSLQSNQWADTSADQDEEEIYKTEENDDIQFEPVVQMPDKVDLVTGEEDEQALYSQRVKLFRFDGDISQWKERGVGVLKFLKNATNGRLRVLMRREQVLKVCANHWITTTMNLKPLAGSDKAWMWLANDFSEGDAKLEQLAAKFKTPELAEEFKLKFEECQRLLLDIPLQTPHKLVDTGRTAHLIQKAEEMKSGLKDLKSFLTDDKTKIKEDDSQANITTASNTSGLISKPHVESTGPALEWDNYDLREEALDDSADTSVYASPLASSPIRKNLFCFGESTAGFNFSFQPVISPTKSPAKLNQSGVSVDEEQDVTQEEERDGLYFEPVVPLPDLVEISTGEENENVCFSHRAKLYRYDKDLNQWKERGIGDLKILQNYDTKRVRLLMRRDQVLKICANHWVTSSMKLEPMKGAEKAWVWSAIDFAEVAEGNVEQLAVRFKLQDVANSFRDIFDEAKTAQENEILVTPIASCETPPQEVATAPGMTVCGQAAVAILEETTRERTELSSETFHTPDSKASTSTPHSPLNPSKMVMSPPKFFFGTHSLQKIFGSSLPLSKEDGSSEISKAKDSGWTSQPSPAFKIPEKGLDFRLFKDNPMAFWTSTSSTQFEPPAPPQAKAADDGEVEVVYERQPTAEQAALARELLLPLTFFCYQNEPGNTSDDQTDDEDFETAVKALNGKLYQDPPERKAASSAAQAEMGAEGLYPEVEVVREKRSTPDEEQKAKPLQLPPTFCGVGGKAEKDKPEDFKTEDTERSAHPVSCEAVSSSTGDTVPEQQFPDQSPSSQVQVPDLSEAEAEFPAQSVAIQEAEVQQTPDQSDSTPTQSQTAVSSSVEQAQTSNPSAKPAASAPALVTASFGFGAQFVKKPGQWECDACLVRNEESASSCVSCQTPNPAASSGKQAPDQSDSTPAATSSSPIDLSTKKTSEPDSTSTFTTTVTQDAPNSFGSLGFSDLGREGISFADLAQNTGGEFAFGKQDSNFSWANAGAALFGAAAPPKAEGGEERSHEEDANNVEIHFDPIVTLPEVETKSGEEDEEILFKERTKLYRWERDLGQWKERGVGDIKILFHPDKRFYRVLMRREQVLKVCANHTICQSMELKPMNTSNQALVWTATDFAEGEGKVEQLAAKFKTAELAECFRKTFCECQSRISQSEASALSPQMSRVQEHSRDTNPQVYLSISADDEPLGTVTIELFSHIVPKTAENFRVLCTGQKGFGLRNSVFYRIIPGFMCQGGDLTNQDGTGGKSIYGNKFEDENFDVRHTGPGLLSMANCGRDTNNSQFFITLKKAEHLDFKHVAFGFVREGMDVVRRMGELGTKTGKPSKKIVITECGQL